A stretch of Phragmites australis chromosome 12, lpPhrAust1.1, whole genome shotgun sequence DNA encodes these proteins:
- the LOC133887040 gene encoding uncharacterized protein LOC133887040, producing the protein MCGKMEHTHMEHKGLLGGEFKDGIGASIHKPPPSSTSSRPNSMVVKKVCPREFIPPHIVAEAISTLHGLDLRWSGPITPSERLYVEQYVLAKYPQYSHGLIEDGSCDMDDIYSTYYSSSTTTSPEVGGERRRSSPVGSSSPSVRPDMVDMVRLEPSRLLDILTKKSSFPGSFISIPEIQARNRVLRHYGLTDDEYLVLFAPTPRDAMMLVGESYPFFRSSYYMSILEEDGDCIRAFAAYKESKVIAAPESWLDLRIKGSQLSQYFRRKSKHAPKGLFAYPAVSPSNTGNRYSLHWVSEAHRNAWHVLLDATALAVSEDRLPLSLHRPDLVLCTLGDTTRARVEEQQPEARVACLLVRRRSFDTSLQQPQKQ; encoded by the exons ATGTGTGGAAAGATGGAGCACACCCACATGGAACACAAG GGTTTACTTGGTGGAGAATTTAAAGATGGAATTGGTGCCTCAATCCACAAACCCCCACCTTCTAGCACATCTAGTAGGCCAAATAGCATGGTTGTGAAG AAGGTGTGCCCGCGGGAGTTCATCCCGCCGCACATCGTGGCGGAGGCAATTTCGACGCTGCACGGTCTGGACCTGCGGTGGTCGGGGCCGATCACACCGAGCGAGCGACTGTACGTGGAGCAGTACGTGCTGGCCAAGTACCCGCAGTACTCGCACGGCCTTATCGAGGACGGCAGCTGCGACATGGACGACATCTACTCCACCTACTACAGCAGCAGCACGACGACATCGCCGGAGGTTGGAGGAGAGCGGCGGCGATCATCACCGGTGGGGTCGTCATCGCCATCGGTGAGGCCAGACATGGTTGACATGGTCCGGCTGGAGCCGTCGCGGCTGCTGGACATCCTGACAAAGAAGTCGTCGTTCCCGGGGAGCTTCATCTCGATACCAGAGATCCAGGCCAGGAACCGGGTGCTCCGCCACTATGGCCTCACCGACGACGAGTACCTTGTCCTCTTCGCCCCCACGCCCAGGGATGCCATGATGCTG GTGGGGGAGAGCTACCCGTTCTTCCGCAGCAGCTACTACATGTCGATCctggaggaggacggcgactgCATCCGCGCCTTCGCGGCGTACAAGGAGTCCAAGGTCATCGCGGCACCGGAGTCGTGGCTCGACCTCCGCATCAAGGGCTCCCAGCTCAGCCAGTACTTCCGCCGCAAGTCCAAGCACGCGCCTAAGGGACTCTTCGCCTACCCCGCCGTCTCCCCCTCCAACACCGGCAACCGGTACTCCCTGCACTGGGTCTCGGAGGCGCACCGCAACGCGTGGCACGTGCTCCTGGACGCCACTGCGCTTGCCGTCAGCGAAGACCGACTCCCGCTCTCGCTGCACCGCCCGGACTTGGTGCTGTGCACGCTTGGCGACACCACGCGCGCGCGGGTGGAGGAGCAGCAGCCGGAGGCCAGGGTCGCCTGCCTGCTCGTCAGGAGAAGGTCCTTCGACACCTCTCTCCAACAGCCGCAGAAGCAGTGA